One Hippoglossus hippoglossus isolate fHipHip1 chromosome 13, fHipHip1.pri, whole genome shotgun sequence genomic window carries:
- the LOC117772584 gene encoding centrosomal protein of 164 kDa-like isoform X2: MSAPDLMGGQLILEEEYDENYTPSEQEIQEYAREIGIDPGSEPDLLWLAREGVVAPLPPEWKPCQDVTGEIYYFNFSTGQSTWDHPCDEHYRLLVAQERERTQLTAAAGGMGAKKDKDKKKKKEKKEKKEKKKREPVKTSGALTSALGSLPSPLGGLAPLRGLDITGPGPLSGSAPALRGSLSSSGGLEPLKTSLRGPRSTGVSSVLGSRQKERVSLTLPDFDDDDDNNDDKLSENELSPRGSDRLLKNLHLDQDALGGGLQYEESETDKNIEEDSSSIDVKLSEKVLDINDLSGAVSPLEKDDSQGTKDKEENEEGAKTKVSEAANRYMLAKDGGSPLASKVDRLVLHQSSPSRSLSSPSHSERSGELRPKASLGLQRPGTARGRAIRTSNTKPGNAETPLKTLDKPVDEEPSWRIKKDREKKEKEEESEREEKSLREQKEKEGERRKADQEVEEEKKQLMREKEKRMCLLQEELSREEEEEERNLKEESEERLRALRQRLLLKRREEEARLTEESDRMLEETRESIQREREKQKHKLREESEAILKDLQITLEEERAAERDRLEAQQRQDVELLKAEQEEELESERRRLQGEREEKLNSLKQEVKSTDRDKELMMSTRPEQHLTDYHRDLTGVLQEVREEVQRDHERKLEKLREDHRREMNNTREKYLDEETIQRERLLSTLQEERGHLQASHALQLEKLRLELNAQIQKTQLTHSRKESELQDLADQLELKAKELKSQEGMLQIKVVDLKRRRKKLIDEEEEVDTQIEALPRLIQERDQLKDELERMREEKHQARELVQRAREERSEAKEEEERLRGERDKARDESRRVKEDKEKLESKVTLLHERCDRLSRRVSELEQGEGASTSTRQEPRQVKTKGEKTEMTAPSSDRRDSLLHLEDLDDPPLSPVPDSQSSVDEFRRYISSHDTSIQKTKLFLERESSRLIERQAALRAAQTGSSQDLNHNTRVTEEIIRSLMQEAQNVEEMQRTVQRGNSLLRRKEEQLQQLESSIAEEPLSEDVSRLAGERKVTFDVTESDLSSTADPPVGTGAHPTVPAKVQELADSLQQISGQLNTVLSALGSLAQWPQSATPYTAFSLPVSQPLSVPAPTPTYNPVASHMHTLGHSSLAPPPPMRLLNPSWNWATGSSAAHALYNAPISSVLKASDDLINSRWSQIFPGAAVDPVASSTMRTSSAYSAYTPVSEHSPSLRSMQKSAEIDGQRLQGMIDGNKRWLEMRKKDTSIPLFTRYQAPSSKSSLVQLGLDDNNQIRVYHY; the protein is encoded by the exons AGATTCAAGAGTATGCAAGAGAGATTGGCATTGATCCTGGCAGTGAGCCGGACCTCCTGTGGCTGGCCAGGGAAGGCGTCGTTGCACCATTGCCTCCAGAGTGGAAGCCTTG TCAGGACGTGACAGGGGAAATCTACTATTTCAACTTCTCCACAGGCCAATCCACCTGGGACCACCCCTGCGATGAGCACTACCGCCTCCTGGTGGCCCAGGAGCGTGAGCGCACCCAgctcactgcagctgcaggaggcatGGGGGCAAAGAAGGAcaaggacaagaagaaaaagaaagaaaagaaggagaagaaagagaaaaagaagagggagcCAGTAAAGACTTCCGGA GCACTGACTTCAGCCTTGGGATCCTTACCGTCTCCCCTGGGTGGCCTGGCCCCTTTGAGAGGGCTGGACATCACCGGCCCTGGCCCACtctctggatctgcccctgctCTTCGAGGGTCCCTCAGCAGCTCTGGTGGGCTGGAGCCCCTCAAGACTTCCCTAAGG GGTCCTAGAAGTACTGGGGTATCTAGTGTTTTAGGCAGCAGGCAGAAGGAGAGGGTCTCCCTTACTCTGCCCGATTTTGATGATGACGATGACAATAACGACGACAAACTCTCAGAAAATGAG CTGAGTCCTCGCGGTTCAGACAGGCTGTTGAAGAACCTTCACCTGGACCAGGATGCCCTGGGAGGAGGCCTTCAGTATGAG GAGTCTGAGACGGATAAAAACATTGAGGAGGATTCATCCTCCATTGATGTCAAG CTGTCGGAGAAGGTTCTGGATATCAATGACTTGTCGGGTGCTGTCAGTCCACTGGAAAAAGATGACAGTCAAGgaacaaaagacaaagaggagaatgaggagggGGCAAAGACGAAGGTTTCAGAAGCTGCCAACAG gTATATGCTGGCTAAAGATGGAGGCAGTCCTTTAGCCTCTAAAGTTGACCGACTCGTCCTCCACCAGTCCAGCCCTTCACGCTCCCTCTCCAGCCCCTCCCACTCAGAGCGAAGTGGCGAGCTCCGACCCAAAGCCTCTCTGGGGCTCCAGAGGCCTGGAACCGCCAGAGGTCGAGCGATCCGCACTTCCAACACCAAACCTGGAAATGCTGAAACCCCCTTAAAAACCCTTGACAAACCAGTGGATGAAGAGCCAAGCTGGAGAAtcaagaaagacagagagaagaaagagaaagaggaggagagtgagagggaggagaagagtcttagagaacaaaaagagaaggaaggggagaggaggaaggctgatcaggaggtagaggaggagaagaaacagttgatgagggagaaagagaagaggatgtgtctcctccaggaggagctgagtagggaggaggaggaggaggagaggaatctgaaggaggagagtgaggaaaGACTGAG GGCTCTGCGGCAGCGTCTCCTgttaaagaggagagaggaggaggccagGCTCACTGAGGAGTCTGACAGGATGCTGGAGGAAACCAGAGAGTCTatccagagggagagagagaagcagaagcaCAAGCTCAG ggAGGAGAGCGAAGCCATCCTGAAAGATTTACAAATAACTCTAGAGGAAGAGCGAGCAGCGGAGCGTGACAGGCTGGAAGCccagcagaggcaggatgttGAACTCCTTAAGgctgagcaggaagaggagctggaatcagagaggaggagactccaaggagagcgagaggagaaacTGAATTCTCTCAAACAGGAG GTCAAAAGCACAGATAGGGACAAGGAGCTGATGATGAGTACACGACCTGAACAGCACCTGACAGACTACCACCGAgat CTCACTGGCGTGCTCCAGGAAGTGCGGGAGGAAGTGCAGCGGGATCAcgagaggaagctggagaagctgagggaAGACCACAGGAGAGAAATGAACAACACCAGAGAGAAATACCTGGATGAG gagaCCATACAGAGAGAGCGCTTGCTGTCCACTCTGCAGGAGGAAAGAGGGCATCTCCAGGCCTCCCACGCTCTACAGCTGGAGAAACTGCGGCTGGAGCTCAACGCTCAGATACAAAAGACGCagctcacacactcacgcaaG GAGTCCGAACTGCAGGATCTGGCAGATCAGTTGGAGCTGAAAGCCAAAGAGCTGAAGAGCCAGGAGGGCATGCTGCAGATCAAG GTAGTAGAtctgaagagaaggaggaagaagctcatagacgaagaagaggaggtggacaCACAGATAGAG GCCTTACCCCGGCTGATCCAGGAGAGAGACCAGCTGAAGGACGAgctggagaggatgagagaggagaaacatcAAGCCAGAGAACTCGTCCAGAGAgccagggaggagaggagcgaggcaaaggaggaggaggagaggctgagaGGGGAGAGGGACAAGGCCAGAGATGAGAGCAGGAGAGTGAAGGAGGACAAGGAGAAACTGGAGAGCAAGGTGACGCTGCTGCATGAGAGATGCGACCGTCTCAGCCGCAGAGTCAG TGAGTTGGAGCAAGGTGAAGGTGCAAGTACTTCCACCAGACAGGAGCCGAGGCAGGTCAAAACtaagggagagaaaacagagatgaCGGCGCCCTCCAGTGACAGGAGAGACTCATTACTGCATTTGGAGGACCTGGACgaccctcctctctcccctgtaCCCGACAGCCAGAGCAGCGTGGACGA GTTCCGACGCTACATCTCCTCACACGACACCTCCATCCAAAAAACCAAACTCTTcctggagagggagagcagccGGCTGATTGAGAGACAGGCAGCTCTGCGGGCGGCCCAGACCGGCTCCTCACAGGACCTGAACCACAACACCAGGGTGACTGAGGAGATTATTAGAAGCCTCATGCAG GAAGCCCAAAATGTGGAGGAGATGCAGCGGACGGTTCAGAGAGGGAACTCGCTcctgaggaggaaagaggagcagcttcagcagctgGAGAGTTCGATCGCTGAAGAG cctctgtcagAGGATGTGTCTCGGCTGGCGGGAGAGAGGAAGGTGACCTTCGATGTGACCGAGTCGGACCTCAGCAGCACTGCGGACCCACCGGTCGGGACAG GAGCTCATCCCACGGTCCCGGCCAAAGTCCAAGAGTTAGCAGACTCCCTGCAGCAGATCTCGGGCCAGCTCAACACTGTTCTCAGTGCACTGGGTTCATTAGCTCAGTGGCCACAGAGTGCCACACCTTACACAGCCTTCAGTTTGCCTGTGTCGCAGCCTCTCTCCGTGCCAGCTCCCACTCCCACCTATAATCCAGTCGCGTCCCACATGCACACCCTGGGCCACAGCTCCTTAGCCCCACCTCCCCCCATGAGGCTCTTGAACCCTTCGTGGAACTGGGCGACTGGGAGCTCTGCAGCCCACGCCCTCTACAATGCCCCCATCAGCAGCGTGCTGAAGGCCTCTGACGACCTCATCAACAGCCGGTGGAGCCAGATTTTTCCTG GAGCAGCTGTGGACCCAGTTGCGTCCAGCACCATGAGGACCAGCTCAGCCTACTCAGCTTACACTCCTGTTAG tgaaCACAGTCCCAGCCTGCGGTCCATGCAGAAGTCAGCAGAGATCGATGGTCAGAGGCTGCAGGGGATGATCGATGGCAACAAGAGGTGGCTGGAGATGCGCAAGAAAGACACCAGCAT ACCTCTGTTCACTCGCTATCAAGCTCCGTCCTCCAAGAGCAGCCTGGTCCAGCTGGGCCTGGACGATAACAACCAGATCAGAGTCTACCACTACTGA
- the LOC117772584 gene encoding centrosomal protein of 164 kDa-like isoform X1, with product MEEAVKKQKEEEAAGSDEVEEECCESEDKERDEGDGRVTENIRCIKKQESNEGEEDDSDENVERCFKAKDREENMESFMEEKEEMQGEVQKVDGEQDVEEDSDANVENFFKSDKDEGSKEEDRNDKSRNELGGSINDEEGQSGSKEEASEVNSEGEQEKEKEEEGGESEEALERCSLNLTGSDRDIEKCALSEGETEREGMNVEGESDAQKSPAASESEADVVEVFETETAQVPLENLGQRMMLSDVKALTQKRKTTKTEKCLLPEEESETDKNIEEDSSSIDVKLSEKVLDINDLSGAVSPLEKDDSQGTKDKEENEEGAKTKVSEAANRYMLAKDGGSPLASKVDRLVLHQSSPSRSLSSPSHSERSGELRPKASLGLQRPGTARGRAIRTSNTKPGNAETPLKTLDKPVDEEPSWRIKKDREKKEKEEESEREEKSLREQKEKEGERRKADQEVEEEKKQLMREKEKRMCLLQEELSREEEEEERNLKEESEERLRALRQRLLLKRREEEARLTEESDRMLEETRESIQREREKQKHKLREESEAILKDLQITLEEERAAERDRLEAQQRQDVELLKAEQEEELESERRRLQGEREEKLNSLKQEVKSTDRDKELMMSTRPEQHLTDYHRDLTGVLQEVREEVQRDHERKLEKLREDHRREMNNTREKYLDEETIQRERLLSTLQEERGHLQASHALQLEKLRLELNAQIQKTQLTHSRKESELQDLADQLELKAKELKSQEGMLQIKVVDLKRRRKKLIDEEEEVDTQIEALPRLIQERDQLKDELERMREEKHQARELVQRAREERSEAKEEEERLRGERDKARDESRRVKEDKEKLESKVTLLHERCDRLSRRVSELEQGEGASTSTRQEPRQVKTKGEKTEMTAPSSDRRDSLLHLEDLDDPPLSPVPDSQSSVDEFRRYISSHDTSIQKTKLFLERESSRLIERQAALRAAQTGSSQDLNHNTRVTEEIIRSLMQEAQNVEEMQRTVQRGNSLLRRKEEQLQQLESSIAEEPLSEDVSRLAGERKVTFDVTESDLSSTADPPVGTGAHPTVPAKVQELADSLQQISGQLNTVLSALGSLAQWPQSATPYTAFSLPVSQPLSVPAPTPTYNPVASHMHTLGHSSLAPPPPMRLLNPSWNWATGSSAAHALYNAPISSVLKASDDLINSRWSQIFPGAAVDPVASSTMRTSSAYSAYTPVSEHSPSLRSMQKSAEIDGQRLQGMIDGNKRWLEMRKKDTSIPLFTRYQAPSSKSSLVQLGLDDNNQIRVYHY from the exons ATGGAGGAAGCtgtcaaaaaacagaaagaggaggaggcggcaggGAGTgatgaggtagaggaggaaTGCTGTGAAAGTGAggataaagaaagagatgaaggagatggCAGAGTTACCGAAAATATAAGGTGCATTAAGAAGCAGGAGAGcaatgagggagaggaggatgacagCGATGAGAATGTAGAGAGGTGTTTCAAGgccaaagacagagaggagaataTGGAGAGTTtcatggaggagaaagaagagatgcAGGGAGAGGTGCAAAAAGTAGATGGAGAACAGGATGTTGAGGAAGACAGTGACGCAAATGTGGAGAATTTCTTTAAAAGTGATAAGGATGAAGGGAGCAAGGAAGAGGACAGAAATGACAAAAGCAGAAATGAGCTGGGTGGAAGCATCAATGATGAAGAGGGGCAGAGTGGAAGTAAGGAAGAAGCGTCAGAGGTGAATAGCGAAGGAGAgcaagagaaggaaaaggaggaggagggtggtgagAGCGAGGAAGCTTTGGAGAGATGCTCCCTGAACCTGACGGGGAGTGACAGGGACATAGAGAAATGTGCACTGAGCGAAGGAGAAACCGAGAGGGAAGGAATGAACGTTGAGGGTGAATCAGATGCTCAAAAATCCCCAGCGGCATCGGAGAGTGAGGCGGACGTTGTGGAGGTTTTTGAGACGGAAACGGCTCAAGTGCCACTGGAAAACCTAGGCCAGAGGATGATGTTGAGTGATGTCAAAGCGCTCAcccaaaagagaaaaactacGAAGACAGAAAAATGCCTCCTTCCAGAAGAG GAGTCTGAGACGGATAAAAACATTGAGGAGGATTCATCCTCCATTGATGTCAAG CTGTCGGAGAAGGTTCTGGATATCAATGACTTGTCGGGTGCTGTCAGTCCACTGGAAAAAGATGACAGTCAAGgaacaaaagacaaagaggagaatgaggagggGGCAAAGACGAAGGTTTCAGAAGCTGCCAACAG gTATATGCTGGCTAAAGATGGAGGCAGTCCTTTAGCCTCTAAAGTTGACCGACTCGTCCTCCACCAGTCCAGCCCTTCACGCTCCCTCTCCAGCCCCTCCCACTCAGAGCGAAGTGGCGAGCTCCGACCCAAAGCCTCTCTGGGGCTCCAGAGGCCTGGAACCGCCAGAGGTCGAGCGATCCGCACTTCCAACACCAAACCTGGAAATGCTGAAACCCCCTTAAAAACCCTTGACAAACCAGTGGATGAAGAGCCAAGCTGGAGAAtcaagaaagacagagagaagaaagagaaagaggaggagagtgagagggaggagaagagtcttagagaacaaaaagagaaggaaggggagaggaggaaggctgatcaggaggtagaggaggagaagaaacagttgatgagggagaaagagaagaggatgtgtctcctccaggaggagctgagtagggaggaggaggaggaggagaggaatctgaaggaggagagtgaggaaaGACTGAG GGCTCTGCGGCAGCGTCTCCTgttaaagaggagagaggaggaggccagGCTCACTGAGGAGTCTGACAGGATGCTGGAGGAAACCAGAGAGTCTatccagagggagagagagaagcagaagcaCAAGCTCAG ggAGGAGAGCGAAGCCATCCTGAAAGATTTACAAATAACTCTAGAGGAAGAGCGAGCAGCGGAGCGTGACAGGCTGGAAGCccagcagaggcaggatgttGAACTCCTTAAGgctgagcaggaagaggagctggaatcagagaggaggagactccaaggagagcgagaggagaaacTGAATTCTCTCAAACAGGAG GTCAAAAGCACAGATAGGGACAAGGAGCTGATGATGAGTACACGACCTGAACAGCACCTGACAGACTACCACCGAgat CTCACTGGCGTGCTCCAGGAAGTGCGGGAGGAAGTGCAGCGGGATCAcgagaggaagctggagaagctgagggaAGACCACAGGAGAGAAATGAACAACACCAGAGAGAAATACCTGGATGAG gagaCCATACAGAGAGAGCGCTTGCTGTCCACTCTGCAGGAGGAAAGAGGGCATCTCCAGGCCTCCCACGCTCTACAGCTGGAGAAACTGCGGCTGGAGCTCAACGCTCAGATACAAAAGACGCagctcacacactcacgcaaG GAGTCCGAACTGCAGGATCTGGCAGATCAGTTGGAGCTGAAAGCCAAAGAGCTGAAGAGCCAGGAGGGCATGCTGCAGATCAAG GTAGTAGAtctgaagagaaggaggaagaagctcatagacgaagaagaggaggtggacaCACAGATAGAG GCCTTACCCCGGCTGATCCAGGAGAGAGACCAGCTGAAGGACGAgctggagaggatgagagaggagaaacatcAAGCCAGAGAACTCGTCCAGAGAgccagggaggagaggagcgaggcaaaggaggaggaggagaggctgagaGGGGAGAGGGACAAGGCCAGAGATGAGAGCAGGAGAGTGAAGGAGGACAAGGAGAAACTGGAGAGCAAGGTGACGCTGCTGCATGAGAGATGCGACCGTCTCAGCCGCAGAGTCAG TGAGTTGGAGCAAGGTGAAGGTGCAAGTACTTCCACCAGACAGGAGCCGAGGCAGGTCAAAACtaagggagagaaaacagagatgaCGGCGCCCTCCAGTGACAGGAGAGACTCATTACTGCATTTGGAGGACCTGGACgaccctcctctctcccctgtaCCCGACAGCCAGAGCAGCGTGGACGA GTTCCGACGCTACATCTCCTCACACGACACCTCCATCCAAAAAACCAAACTCTTcctggagagggagagcagccGGCTGATTGAGAGACAGGCAGCTCTGCGGGCGGCCCAGACCGGCTCCTCACAGGACCTGAACCACAACACCAGGGTGACTGAGGAGATTATTAGAAGCCTCATGCAG GAAGCCCAAAATGTGGAGGAGATGCAGCGGACGGTTCAGAGAGGGAACTCGCTcctgaggaggaaagaggagcagcttcagcagctgGAGAGTTCGATCGCTGAAGAG cctctgtcagAGGATGTGTCTCGGCTGGCGGGAGAGAGGAAGGTGACCTTCGATGTGACCGAGTCGGACCTCAGCAGCACTGCGGACCCACCGGTCGGGACAG GAGCTCATCCCACGGTCCCGGCCAAAGTCCAAGAGTTAGCAGACTCCCTGCAGCAGATCTCGGGCCAGCTCAACACTGTTCTCAGTGCACTGGGTTCATTAGCTCAGTGGCCACAGAGTGCCACACCTTACACAGCCTTCAGTTTGCCTGTGTCGCAGCCTCTCTCCGTGCCAGCTCCCACTCCCACCTATAATCCAGTCGCGTCCCACATGCACACCCTGGGCCACAGCTCCTTAGCCCCACCTCCCCCCATGAGGCTCTTGAACCCTTCGTGGAACTGGGCGACTGGGAGCTCTGCAGCCCACGCCCTCTACAATGCCCCCATCAGCAGCGTGCTGAAGGCCTCTGACGACCTCATCAACAGCCGGTGGAGCCAGATTTTTCCTG GAGCAGCTGTGGACCCAGTTGCGTCCAGCACCATGAGGACCAGCTCAGCCTACTCAGCTTACACTCCTGTTAG tgaaCACAGTCCCAGCCTGCGGTCCATGCAGAAGTCAGCAGAGATCGATGGTCAGAGGCTGCAGGGGATGATCGATGGCAACAAGAGGTGGCTGGAGATGCGCAAGAAAGACACCAGCAT ACCTCTGTTCACTCGCTATCAAGCTCCGTCCTCCAAGAGCAGCCTGGTCCAGCTGGGCCTGGACGATAACAACCAGATCAGAGTCTACCACTACTGA